A genome region from Thalassococcus arenae includes the following:
- a CDS encoding arsenate reductase (azurin) large subunit, translating into MAESITPNREHVPLPPPDAEVLTTACSYCIVACSYKVYRWPVGTEGGAQADQNAFGVDFPVGGAPWIARSQHNIGMHEGRPHHFVVTPDVDADVVNRNGNYSVRGGTLAQKIFNPDTPTRDRLKYPMIRIGGVLTPVSWDLATDVMAEVSKHVLKNYGEHAWGMKTYSYEYFENTYAISKLVRRGVGTPVYAPHDKPQAAEDAAGLDDSGINSFSATYEDWGKCDVAFMSGVDPYETKTVLFTEWMMYGENPNKTMIFVTPHKTMGVEWGLKNGGLWLPIIPGTDTVLHLALAKIIIDNGWQDQDFIDTWVNNKWEIESGYGRGTRNTRWQWRTTWGRWQSDWEDFQKFIADEPAAVLETAAAITGLPAEDIQRCAEMLAKPREDGSRPKTSFMIEKGNYWSNNYMNTASLASLGLICGAGNRPGQVISRGGGHQRGGMGISGGKGWLSPEKHPGRRKKSLNVDRWVMDGHVRFMWTIGCTWFPAMLASQELASRVADLTMRNPNQPRSVDKDHLVEVFKARVDSGGMVLVDSDIYPVEPLNTQYADIVLPAAGWGEVDFTRCNAERRLRLYAKFNDAPAEAKPDWYAIGLFGQKMGFEGFDWKDSNEIFEEAARFSRGGVLSYNVLVKQAQKEGKKGHEKLRELGTTGITTPVRLVNGEMIGTKRLHDPENEWGEVEGDTYDQKWLYAFGTHTGKANMLKTPWNNDSWSDFYEAIKPRPDKGEIWITNGRVNETWQSGFDDLRKPYLAKRWPWPHIVIHPDDAAPQGIESGDLVEGFNDTVYVQQGEPIGVKDGDLSFAKLMENGHIKTTTGQFVAVAIVSDEIRPGVAKAAFNYPGSMANSVCHAVPDPVSGNYRYKLGRGVLRKIGESAYKNNFLEMSLKPRPIA; encoded by the coding sequence ATGGCTGAATCCATCACCCCGAACCGCGAGCACGTGCCTCTGCCTCCGCCGGATGCCGAGGTTCTGACGACCGCGTGCAGCTATTGCATCGTCGCCTGTTCCTACAAGGTCTATCGCTGGCCGGTGGGAACCGAAGGCGGCGCCCAGGCCGACCAGAACGCCTTTGGCGTCGATTTTCCGGTCGGCGGCGCGCCCTGGATCGCGCGGTCGCAGCACAATATCGGCATGCACGAAGGCAGACCGCATCACTTCGTGGTCACGCCCGATGTCGATGCCGACGTGGTCAACCGCAACGGCAACTATTCGGTCCGCGGCGGCACTCTGGCACAAAAGATATTCAATCCCGACACACCCACCCGCGACCGCCTGAAATACCCGATGATCCGCATCGGCGGCGTGCTGACGCCGGTCAGCTGGGACCTGGCGACCGACGTCATGGCCGAGGTGTCCAAGCATGTGCTGAAGAATTACGGCGAACATGCCTGGGGCATGAAGACCTATTCCTACGAGTATTTCGAGAACACCTACGCGATCTCGAAACTGGTGCGCCGCGGCGTCGGAACGCCGGTCTATGCGCCGCATGACAAGCCGCAGGCGGCCGAGGATGCCGCGGGTCTCGACGATTCCGGCATCAACTCGTTCTCGGCCACCTACGAGGATTGGGGCAAGTGCGATGTGGCCTTCATGTCGGGTGTCGACCCCTACGAGACCAAGACGGTGCTGTTCACCGAATGGATGATGTATGGCGAGAACCCCAACAAGACGATGATCTTCGTCACACCGCACAAGACGATGGGCGTGGAATGGGGGCTCAAGAACGGCGGTCTTTGGCTGCCGATCATCCCGGGCACCGACACGGTGCTGCATCTGGCGCTGGCCAAGATCATCATCGACAACGGCTGGCAGGACCAGGACTTCATCGACACCTGGGTGAACAACAAGTGGGAGATCGAGTCGGGCTATGGCCGCGGCACCCGCAACACCCGCTGGCAATGGCGCACCACCTGGGGCCGCTGGCAATCCGACTGGGAGGATTTCCAGAAGTTCATCGCCGACGAACCGGCGGCGGTGCTGGAAACCGCGGCCGCGATCACCGGCCTGCCGGCCGAGGATATCCAGCGCTGCGCCGAGATGCTGGCCAAACCGCGCGAGGATGGCAGCCGCCCCAAGACGTCGTTCATGATCGAAAAGGGCAATTACTGGTCCAACAACTACATGAACACCGCGTCGCTGGCCTCGCTGGGGCTGATCTGTGGTGCGGGCAACCGCCCGGGCCAGGTCATCAGCCGCGGCGGCGGACACCAGCGCGGCGGCATGGGCATTTCCGGCGGCAAGGGCTGGCTGTCACCCGAAAAGCACCCCGGACGGCGCAAGAAATCGCTGAACGTGGATCGCTGGGTGATGGACGGGCATGTCCGCTTCATGTGGACCATCGGCTGCACCTGGTTCCCGGCGATGCTGGCCAGCCAGGAACTGGCCAGCCGGGTCGCCGACCTGACCATGCGCAACCCCAACCAGCCGCGCAGCGTCGACAAGGACCATCTTGTCGAGGTGTTCAAGGCGCGGGTCGACTCGGGCGGGATGGTTCTGGTGGACAGCGACATCTACCCGGTGGAACCGCTCAACACCCAATATGCCGACATCGTGCTGCCCGCGGCGGGCTGGGGCGAGGTGGATTTCACCCGCTGCAACGCCGAACGCCGTCTGCGTCTTTACGCCAAGTTCAACGATGCCCCGGCCGAAGCCAAGCCCGACTGGTACGCCATCGGTCTGTTCGGCCAGAAGATGGGGTTTGAAGGGTTCGACTGGAAGGACAGCAACGAGATCTTCGAGGAAGCCGCGCGGTTCTCCCGCGGGGGTGTGCTCAGCTACAACGTGCTGGTCAAGCAGGCCCAGAAGGAAGGCAAGAAGGGCCACGAAAAACTGCGTGAGCTGGGGACCACCGGGATCACCACGCCGGTGCGCCTGGTCAACGGCGAGATGATCGGCACCAAGCGCCTGCATGATCCGGAAAACGAGTGGGGCGAGGTCGAGGGCGACACCTATGACCAGAAATGGCTCTATGCCTTCGGCACCCACACCGGCAAGGCCAACATGCTCAAGACGCCGTGGAACAACGACAGCTGGTCGGACTTCTACGAGGCGATCAAGCCGCGCCCAGACAAGGGCGAGATCTGGATCACCAATGGCCGCGTCAACGAAACCTGGCAATCGGGCTTCGACGATTTGCGCAAACCCTACCTGGCCAAACGCTGGCCCTGGCCGCATATCGTGATCCATCCCGACGACGCCGCGCCGCAGGGCATCGAGTCGGGCGACCTGGTCGAAGGCTTCAACGACACGGTCTATGTCCAGCAGGGCGAACCGATCGGCGTCAAGGATGGCGATCTCAGCTTCGCCAAGCTTATGGAGAACGGCCATATCAAGACCACCACCGGCCAGTTCGTTGCGGTCGCCATCG
- a CDS encoding Rieske 2Fe-2S domain-containing protein — protein sequence MTQAIKAEGVGRNHACSSVTRRNFLILGGASVSVLASFGTGSEAQELVSSSYTRKVIGKLSALTPGTAVSFNYPTDDIENLLVMLNEEAGGGVGDGRNIVAFNTICPHMGGYMGEAEFRAEHSVLGPCPLHLSTFDLTKHGMIVSGHAVESLPQIVLEIDGDDIVATGVMGLFFGYSQNPSGA from the coding sequence ATGACCCAAGCAATCAAGGCCGAGGGCGTGGGCCGAAATCACGCCTGTTCTTCCGTCACGCGGCGGAATTTCCTGATCCTGGGCGGCGCGTCCGTCTCGGTCCTCGCCAGTTTCGGCACCGGGTCCGAGGCGCAGGAACTGGTCTCGTCTTCCTATACCCGAAAGGTCATCGGCAAGCTGTCCGCGCTGACGCCCGGCACGGCGGTGTCGTTCAATTATCCCACCGACGACATCGAGAACCTGCTGGTGATGCTGAACGAAGAGGCCGGCGGCGGCGTGGGCGACGGGCGCAACATCGTGGCCTTCAACACGATCTGCCCGCATATGGGCGGCTACATGGGCGAAGCCGAGTTCCGTGCGGAACACTCGGTGCTGGGTCCGTGCCCGCTGCATCTGTCGACCTTCGATCTGACCAAGCACGGGATGATCGTGTCGGGTCATGCGGTCGAAAGCCTGCCGCAGATCGTTCTTGAAATCGACGGCGACGACATCGTCGCTACCGGCGTGATGGGGCTGTTCTTCGGCTACAGCCAGAACCCCAGCGGCGCTTGA
- a CDS encoding cytochrome-c peroxidase: MKRLAHTVLGASVASIVLATGVMAGGHVPALATLPPPPVPADNPMTPEKIALGEKLYWDGRLSGNGAMPCSACHLPDLGWGTGGAISFGYPGTQHWRNSQTILNSAYYNKGFWEGSATSLESQAPAAAGGAVAGNGDGSMMEMRLRFVPEYVAAFKQVFGTDWPHISQAWDAIAAYERTIVTDAARVPFDRFLAGDGAAMSEAAQRGQALFEGKAGCISCHNGALVSDQKFYNIGVPAAPEFNEDPLYQITLRWELYQKGVPEEVYRAGADDLGLYHKTKRPDDKHKFRTPSLRELRWTEPYMHNGYFDTLAEVVDFYDAGGGEGQTAGLQPLGLTEDEKTDLLAFLEALSMDAPLILEQPELPETATWAEFAK, translated from the coding sequence ATGAAACGACTTGCACACACCGTCCTTGGCGCCTCCGTGGCTTCCATCGTCCTGGCGACCGGGGTCATGGCCGGAGGGCATGTTCCGGCGCTGGCCACCTTGCCGCCGCCGCCGGTTCCGGCGGACAACCCGATGACCCCGGAAAAGATCGCCCTGGGAGAAAAGCTCTACTGGGATGGCCGGCTGTCCGGCAACGGGGCGATGCCCTGTTCGGCCTGTCACCTGCCGGATCTCGGCTGGGGCACGGGCGGCGCGATCAGCTTTGGCTATCCCGGCACCCAGCACTGGCGCAACAGCCAGACCATCCTGAACAGCGCCTATTACAACAAGGGGTTCTGGGAAGGCAGCGCCACGTCGCTGGAAAGCCAGGCCCCCGCCGCTGCGGGCGGTGCTGTCGCTGGCAATGGCGACGGTTCGATGATGGAGATGCGGCTGCGCTTCGTCCCGGAATACGTGGCGGCGTTCAAGCAGGTCTTCGGCACCGACTGGCCGCATATCAGCCAGGCCTGGGATGCGATCGCCGCCTACGAGCGGACCATCGTCACCGATGCCGCCAGGGTACCGTTCGACCGGTTCCTGGCCGGTGACGGCGCGGCGATGTCTGAAGCGGCGCAGCGCGGCCAGGCGTTGTTCGAAGGCAAGGCGGGTTGCATTTCCTGCCACAACGGCGCGCTGGTCTCGGACCAGAAGTTCTACAATATCGGCGTGCCCGCGGCACCCGAATTCAACGAGGACCCGCTGTATCAGATCACCTTGCGATGGGAGCTCTACCAGAAAGGCGTGCCCGAAGAGGTCTACCGCGCCGGGGCCGACGATCTGGGCCTGTACCACAAGACCAAGCGCCCGGACGACAAGCACAAGTTCCGCACGCCTTCGCTGCGCGAGCTGCGCTGGACCGAGCCCTACATGCACAACGGCTATTTCGACACGCTGGCCGAGGTCGTGGATTTCTACGACGCGGGCGGCGGTGAGGGGCAGACCGCGGGTCTGCAACCCCTGGGCCTGACCGAAGACGAAAAGACCGATCTCTTGGCCTTTCTCGAAGCGCTGTCGATGGACGCGCCGCTGATCCTCGAACAGCCGGAACTTCCCGAAACCGCAACCTGGGCGGAGTTTGCCAAATGA
- a CDS encoding cytochrome-c peroxidase: MAIVIGAAGAATSQDAQGFAPLPDPGEINEARATLGGMLFFDNRLSGDTDLSCASCHDPANGWSSGEAMSDAYGDLAYFRNAPALFNVANRNYLMWDGRLDGADLGTLVRDMLTESHTMHMDSRLAQERLKQVPEYMAMFQDAYGAEPYGGRIYGAIAEYIKTIRTTNAPFDAYLRGNADALSTGAEKGKDLFAGKAGCIGCHSGAMLSDGGLHATGAPDHPDLQTSADRQITLLRHYATMGTPNYMNLREDVGHYVVTKDKADWGKFVTPSLWDVGQTGPYMHSGAFATLAEVVEFYDAGGGEGQTAGLQPLGLNDNEKANLVLFLESLTGDAPTAAAPELPDYAMRAVGQN, encoded by the coding sequence GTGGCGATTGTGATAGGCGCCGCCGGCGCCGCCACGTCGCAAGATGCCCAGGGTTTCGCGCCGCTGCCGGATCCCGGCGAAATCAATGAGGCCCGCGCCACGCTGGGCGGCATGCTGTTTTTCGACAACCGCCTGTCGGGCGACACCGACCTGTCCTGCGCCAGTTGCCACGACCCGGCCAACGGCTGGAGCAGCGGCGAGGCGATGTCGGATGCCTATGGCGACCTGGCCTATTTCCGCAACGCGCCCGCGTTGTTCAACGTGGCCAACCGGAATTACCTGATGTGGGATGGCCGGCTGGATGGCGCCGACCTGGGCACGCTGGTGCGCGACATGCTGACCGAGTCGCACACGATGCACATGGACAGCCGTCTGGCCCAGGAACGGCTCAAGCAGGTGCCCGAATACATGGCGATGTTCCAGGACGCCTATGGCGCCGAGCCCTATGGCGGCCGCATCTACGGCGCCATCGCGGAGTACATCAAGACGATCCGCACCACCAACGCGCCCTTCGACGCCTATCTGCGTGGCAATGCCGACGCGCTGTCGACCGGCGCTGAAAAGGGCAAGGACCTGTTCGCGGGCAAGGCCGGCTGCATCGGTTGCCATTCCGGTGCGATGCTGTCGGATGGCGGTCTGCACGCCACGGGCGCGCCGGACCATCCCGATCTTCAGACCAGTGCGGACCGGCAGATCACGCTGCTGCGCCACTACGCGACGATGGGCACGCCCAACTACATGAACCTGCGCGAGGATGTCGGCCATTATGTCGTCACCAAGGACAAGGCCGATTGGGGCAAGTTCGTCACCCCGTCGCTGTGGGATGTCGGCCAGACCGGCCCCTACATGCATTCCGGCGCCTTCGCCACGCTGGCCGAGGTGGTCGAGTTCTACGATGCCGGTGGCGGCGAAGGTCAGACTGCGGGGCTGCAGCCACTGGGCCTGAACGACAACGAGAAAGCGAACCTCGTGCTGTTCCTGGAAAGCCTGACCGGCGACGCTCCGACCGCCGCGGCACCCGAATTGCCCGACTACGCCATGCGCGCAGTCGGCCAGAACTGA
- a CDS encoding hybrid sensor histidine kinase/response regulator, whose protein sequence is MRPRIKTRKTVIAAAVLLVATVVTGLYLGVQTRRQFLEISESWTGYSSEADRKGALISAIRGQLGYGGIIHTFKNYVLRQDDQYRQRLVGKLGEFDAVTAEYLALPISVEEREAVETVIRTIAIYRDKLSIAEAAAAERWSAERTDALVRVDDTDALAALATLERLWQAARTQQTERLFASVERGRGLIGIGFVSMALLVLASLSLALAFRSILADMQGTLDQLSDELDLRHRLERSEQRLAQAVEQSPASVMITDTDGRLKYVNRHFEELSGWSRDEVIGETPKFLQSGDTEAAEYARMQELLRDGKSWRGILHNLRKDGGSYWIESTILPLREADGTTHSYLGIGEDITERLRAREQMARAQKIEAVGLLAGGIAHDFNSVLTSILGSAHLAALDAPQGSDLAREVEQIEIAARRAQLLVQQLLGFARRKAGNPVPTDMREVVRQVMRLARASTAPTTRFVVSDAEEPVWVAADPTHLHQIVMNLCGNAAEAIGGKGGTVRVWIDTDHNPDDAGAGMCLTVRDDGPGMTEDVRRRVFDAFFTTKPMGKGTGLGLAVVHGLVSDIGGTIEVDSQPGQGAEFRVRLPLCHPPDQKADGTAEAMPYGTERLLVVDDEPEIAATLRRSLTRYGYRVEAFSSAPVALQSFESAPDRFDAAITDVVMPDMNGAELAARLRVVRPSLPILFLTGFAPHLDRIDGPEPMVVSKPVDPLELARILRQHLDRS, encoded by the coding sequence ATGCGGCCACGGATAAAGACGCGCAAGACGGTAATCGCGGCGGCCGTCCTGTTGGTGGCGACGGTCGTGACCGGACTGTATCTGGGCGTTCAGACGCGCAGGCAATTCCTCGAGATTTCCGAAAGCTGGACCGGCTATTCCAGCGAAGCCGACCGAAAGGGCGCACTGATCAGCGCGATCCGCGGACAATTGGGGTACGGCGGAATCATCCACACGTTCAAGAACTACGTGCTGCGCCAGGACGATCAATACCGCCAGCGGCTTGTCGGAAAACTGGGGGAATTCGATGCGGTCACGGCGGAATACCTCGCGCTGCCCATCTCGGTCGAGGAACGCGAAGCGGTCGAGACCGTGATACGCACAATCGCCATCTATCGCGACAAGTTGTCGATCGCCGAAGCCGCCGCGGCCGAGAGATGGTCGGCCGAACGGACCGACGCGCTGGTGCGGGTCGACGACACCGATGCGCTGGCGGCGCTGGCAACGCTCGAACGGCTGTGGCAGGCCGCCCGCACCCAGCAGACCGAACGCCTGTTCGCTTCGGTCGAACGGGGGCGCGGGTTGATCGGCATCGGCTTCGTCTCGATGGCGTTGTTGGTGCTGGCGTCGTTGTCACTGGCGCTGGCCTTCCGGTCGATCCTCGCCGACATGCAGGGCACGCTCGACCAGTTGTCCGATGAACTGGACCTGCGCCACCGGCTGGAACGCAGCGAACAACGGCTTGCACAGGCGGTCGAACAAAGCCCGGCTTCGGTGATGATCACCGACACCGACGGGCGGCTGAAATACGTCAACCGCCATTTCGAGGAGCTGTCGGGGTGGTCGCGCGACGAGGTCATCGGCGAGACCCCGAAATTCCTGCAATCGGGCGATACCGAAGCCGCGGAATATGCGCGGATGCAGGAACTGCTGCGCGATGGAAAGTCCTGGCGCGGCATCCTGCACAATCTCAGGAAGGATGGCGGCAGCTATTGGATCGAAAGCACGATCCTGCCGCTGCGCGAAGCCGATGGCACCACCCACAGCTATCTGGGCATCGGCGAGGACATCACCGAACGGCTGCGGGCCCGCGAACAGATGGCCCGTGCGCAGAAGATCGAGGCGGTCGGCCTGCTGGCCGGAGGCATCGCGCATGACTTCAACAGCGTGCTGACGTCGATCCTGGGATCGGCGCATCTGGCCGCCCTGGATGCGCCTCAAGGCAGTGACCTGGCGCGCGAGGTCGAGCAGATCGAGATCGCGGCACGGCGGGCGCAATTGCTGGTGCAGCAGCTGCTGGGATTTGCCCGGCGCAAGGCCGGCAACCCGGTGCCGACCGACATGCGCGAGGTGGTGCGCCAGGTGATGCGGCTCGCGCGCGCCTCGACAGCGCCGACAACGCGGTTTGTCGTCTCCGACGCCGAGGAACCGGTCTGGGTGGCGGCGGACCCGACCCATCTGCACCAGATCGTCATGAACCTGTGCGGAAACGCCGCCGAAGCGATCGGCGGCAAGGGCGGTACGGTGCGGGTGTGGATCGACACCGATCACAACCCGGACGATGCAGGCGCAGGGATGTGCCTGACCGTGCGGGATGACGGGCCCGGCATGACCGAGGACGTGCGCCGCCGCGTCTTTGATGCCTTCTTCACCACCAAGCCGATGGGCAAGGGCACCGGGCTGGGCCTGGCGGTCGTGCACGGATTGGTTTCGGATATCGGCGGCACGATCGAGGTCGACAGCCAGCCGGGCCAGGGCGCCGAGTTCCGCGTCCGCCTGCCCCTGTGCCACCCGCCGGATCAGAAGGCCGACGGCACCGCCGAGGCGATGCCCTATGGCACCGAACGCCTGCTGGTCGTCGATGACGAACCCGAAATCGCCGCTACGCTGCGCCGCAGCCTCACGCGCTATGGCTATCGCGTCGAGGCGTTTTCGTCGGCGCCGGTCGCGCTGCAGAGTTTCGAGAGTGCGCCGGATCGCTTCGATGCGGCGATCACCGATGTCGTGATGCCCGACATGAACGGCGCCGAACTGGCCGCCCGGCTGCGTGTTGTCCGGCCATCGCTGCCGATCCTGTTCCTGACCGGGTTCGCGCCGCATCTGGATCGCATCGACGGTCCCGAACCGATGGTCGTGTCCAAGCCGGTCGATCCGCTGGAGCTCGCCCGCATCCTGCGCCAGCACCTGGACCGGAGCTGA
- a CDS encoding response regulator — MAHRVLVVDDDHQVTDFLQRFLVKQGFHVVSSGSATQMGLAMEHDSFDIIILDVGLPDADGFQILRDLRRDSSIPIILLTVRDDVYDKVVGLEIGADDYVPKPFEPRELLARMRSVLRRTVSPEPKKHGTRAGDAVFSGFRLQSEKRRVTAPDGAEMSLTSTEYTLLVHLVQHAGETVSRDSLMNALYGYSIQVTDRAIDAHVSRLRRKLDAAGGHGGLIKTVHGRGYCLADRIETPAGR, encoded by the coding sequence ATGGCGCATCGCGTGCTGGTCGTCGATGACGATCATCAAGTGACGGATTTTCTTCAACGGTTCCTGGTCAAACAGGGATTCCACGTGGTGTCGTCGGGGTCGGCCACCCAGATGGGCCTGGCGATGGAACACGACAGCTTCGATATTATCATCCTCGATGTCGGCCTTCCCGATGCCGACGGGTTCCAGATCTTGCGGGACTTGCGCCGGGATTCGAGCATACCGATCATCCTGCTGACCGTGCGCGACGATGTCTACGACAAGGTCGTGGGGCTGGAGATCGGCGCCGACGACTATGTCCCCAAACCGTTCGAACCGCGCGAATTGCTGGCCCGCATGCGGTCGGTTCTGCGCCGCACCGTATCACCCGAGCCCAAGAAGCACGGCACGCGGGCCGGAGACGCGGTGTTTTCCGGCTTTCGCCTGCAGTCGGAAAAACGCCGCGTGACCGCCCCGGACGGCGCCGAGATGTCGCTGACGTCTACGGAATACACGCTGTTGGTGCACCTGGTGCAGCATGCCGGCGAAACCGTTTCGCGCGACAGTCTGATGAACGCGCTCTACGGCTATTCGATCCAGGTCACAGACCGCGCCATCGACGCCCATGTCTCGCGCCTGCGTCGCAAGTTGGATGCAGCGGGCGGGCATGGCGGGCTGATCAAGACAGTGCATGGCCGCGGCTATTGCCTGGCCGACCGGATCGAGACGCCCGCCGGGCGGTGA
- a CDS encoding acyl-CoA dehydrogenase family protein, with protein sequence MVHDTNDYLDIREGVRALCAQFPDAYHRKIDAERAYPEAFVEALTREGWMSALIPEEYGGSGLGLTEASVIMEEINRAGGNSGACHGQMYNMNTLVHHGSDEQKRLYLPRIASGELRLQSMGVTEPTTGSDTTKLKTTAVRRGDRYVINGQKVWISRVQHSDLMILLARTTPLAEVRKKSEGLSIFLVDVAEAMRSGMTVRPIANMVNHETNELFFDNLEIPVENLIGEEGQGFKYILTGLNAERALIAAECIGDGYWFTDRATAYARDRRVFDRPIGQNQGVQFPIAEAFIEVRAADLMRYRACALFDAGQPCGAEANMAKYLAAKASWEAANACLQTYGGFGFACEYDIERKFRETRLYQVAPISTNLILSYVAEHVLGLPRSF encoded by the coding sequence ATGGTTCATGACACCAACGATTACCTGGACATCCGCGAGGGTGTCCGCGCGCTTTGTGCGCAGTTTCCCGACGCCTATCACCGCAAGATCGATGCCGAACGCGCCTATCCCGAAGCCTTCGTCGAGGCACTGACCCGCGAAGGCTGGATGAGCGCCCTGATCCCCGAAGAATACGGCGGCTCGGGCCTGGGGCTGACCGAGGCATCGGTCATCATGGAGGAAATCAACCGCGCGGGCGGCAATTCCGGCGCTTGCCACGGCCAGATGTACAACATGAACACGCTGGTGCATCACGGTTCGGACGAACAGAAGCGGCTATACCTGCCGCGCATCGCCAGCGGCGAATTGCGTCTGCAAAGCATGGGCGTGACCGAACCGACGACCGGCTCCGACACGACGAAGCTCAAGACGACGGCGGTGCGCCGGGGCGATCGCTATGTCATCAATGGCCAGAAGGTCTGGATCAGCCGCGTGCAGCATTCCGACCTGATGATCCTGCTGGCGCGCACCACGCCGCTGGCCGAGGTGCGCAAGAAATCCGAAGGGCTGTCGATCTTCCTCGTCGATGTGGCCGAGGCGATGCGCAGCGGCATGACCGTCCGGCCGATCGCCAACATGGTCAACCACGAAACCAACGAGCTGTTTTTCGACAATCTCGAGATCCCGGTGGAAAACCTGATCGGAGAGGAAGGTCAGGGCTTCAAGTATATCCTGACCGGCCTGAACGCCGAACGCGCACTGATCGCGGCGGAATGCATCGGCGACGGCTACTGGTTCACCGATCGGGCCACCGCCTATGCCAGGGATCGCCGCGTTTTCGATCGCCCCATCGGGCAGAACCAGGGCGTGCAATTCCCCATTGCCGAGGCGTTCATCGAGGTTCGGGCGGCCGACCTGATGCGCTACCGCGCCTGCGCGTTGTTCGATGCCGGCCAGCCCTGCGGAGCCGAGGCGAACATGGCCAAGTACCTGGCCGCCAAGGCAAGCTGGGAGGCCGCCAATGCCTGCCTGCAAACATATGGCGGGTTCGGTTTTGCCTGCGAATACGACATCGAACGCAAGTTCCGGGAAACCCGGCTGTATCAGGTGGCGCCGATCTCGACCAACCTGATCCTGTCCTACGTGGCCGAGCATGTCCTGGGCCTGCCGAGGTCGTTCTGA
- a CDS encoding CaiB/BaiF CoA transferase family protein: MTRLPLDGLRVVAVEQAVAAPFCTARLADAGAEVVKIERPGGDFARGYDKAAAGQSSYFVWLNRGKQSRVLDLGADKGRAALETLIAQADVLVQNLKPGAMDKLGFDSARLATGYPRLINCVISGYGDSGPMAQRKAYDLLIQADAGLCSITGGPAEPARVGISVVDIATGATAHAAILEALIARGITGRGAHIAVSMFDVIAEWLTVPLLNHEAGHSPRRQGMVHPSIAPYGVFAASDGTPILLSVQSDREWRVLCDRFLGEPGLGTDPLFATNVARVANRAQTDAAVAAGVGTRTGAQAIDELVAIGLAVASVNDMAGLAAHPHLRRVTVDTPNGPVSLPAPAPIVDGRTRQTGAVPALPDPDAG; the protein is encoded by the coding sequence ATGACACGCCTGCCCCTGGACGGACTGCGCGTCGTGGCCGTGGAACAGGCGGTGGCGGCGCCCTTCTGCACCGCGCGGCTGGCCGATGCGGGCGCCGAGGTTGTCAAGATCGAGCGCCCGGGCGGCGATTTCGCCCGCGGCTACGACAAGGCGGCGGCCGGGCAATCCAGCTATTTCGTCTGGTTGAATCGCGGCAAGCAGAGCCGGGTGCTGGACCTGGGCGCGGACAAGGGCCGCGCCGCGCTGGAGACACTGATCGCCCAGGCGGACGTGCTGGTGCAGAACCTCAAACCCGGCGCGATGGACAAGCTGGGCTTCGACTCTGCCCGGCTGGCGACAGGTTATCCGCGCCTGATCAACTGCGTCATCAGCGGCTATGGCGACAGCGGGCCGATGGCGCAGCGCAAGGCCTATGATTTGCTGATTCAGGCCGATGCGGGGCTGTGTTCGATCACCGGCGGCCCCGCGGAACCCGCCCGTGTCGGCATCTCGGTTGTCGACATCGCCACCGGGGCCACTGCCCATGCCGCCATCCTGGAGGCGCTGATCGCCCGTGGCATCACGGGTCGCGGCGCCCATATCGCGGTTTCGATGTTCGATGTCATCGCCGAATGGCTGACCGTGCCGCTGCTGAACCACGAAGCGGGGCACAGCCCGCGGCGCCAGGGCATGGTGCATCCGTCCATCGCGCCTTACGGGGTGTTCGCCGCCTCGGACGGCACACCGATCCTGCTATCGGTGCAAAGCGACCGGGAATGGCGGGTATTGTGCGACCGGTTCCTTGGCGAACCCGGCTTGGGCACCGATCCGCTTTTCGCCACCAACGTGGCGCGAGTGGCGAACCGCGCACAGACCGATGCCGCCGTCGCCGCAGGAGTTGGCACGCGGACCGGCGCGCAGGCCATCGACGAACTTGTGGCTATCGGGCTGGCCGTGGCCTCGGTCAACGACATGGCCGGACTGGCCGCGCATCCGCATCTGCGCCGGGTCACCGTGGATACGCCGAACGGGCCGGTTTCGCTGCCTGCGCCGGCGCCGATCGTGGATGGTCGGACGCGCCAGACGGGCGCGGTTCCCGCCTTGCCCGACCCCGACGCCGGGTGA
- a CDS encoding globin domain-containing protein, giving the protein MTDIERIRATWARAAADPGATAAGFYTNLFKIAPQTRALFGTDLTVQGAKLMQTIGFIVDHLDDGDAWQGAARELAIRHVAYGVKPQDYGPVGEALVMTLSETLGEDFDQADREVWSRTYAALSNLMTKAAF; this is encoded by the coding sequence ATGACCGACATTGAGCGCATCCGTGCGACCTGGGCCAGGGCCGCCGCCGATCCCGGGGCCACCGCCGCGGGCTTTTACACCAATCTTTTCAAGATCGCGCCCCAGACCCGGGCGTTGTTCGGCACCGACCTGACGGTGCAGGGCGCCAAGCTGATGCAAACCATCGGGTTCATCGTCGATCATCTCGACGACGGTGACGCCTGGCAGGGCGCGGCGCGCGAGCTGGCGATCCGGCATGTGGCCTACGGTGTCAAACCGCAGGATTACGGCCCGGTCGGCGAGGCGCTGGTCATGACGCTGTCGGAAACCCTGGGCGAGGATTTCGACCAGGCCGACCGGGAGGTGTGGAGCAGGACCTACGCGGCGTTGTCGAACCTGATGACAAAGGCCGCGTTCTGA